In Nostoc sphaeroides, the genomic window CTGAGTCTGAATAGATTCTAGTTTCTCCGGCGGTACTTGCTGCCAGCGCAAAGTGCCTAATCCCCTAGCAGCTGCCCGCCGCACACTCAGGGAAAAATCGGTTTTTGCTGCCTCTAACAAGGTATCCAGCGCCCGGACATCGCCAATTCCCGCTAAGGCACGAATAGCCCAGGCTCTAGCACCATAGTTGTAGCCATCAATTAGCTGCAATAATGGCTGCACTGCGGCTTCCCCGATCGCAATCAGCCCATCTACCGCCGCCACCGCCGCCCCTGGATTGTTATAGCCCAAAGCTGCAATTAGACAAGGAACAGCTTCTTCTATACCAGCTGCTGCTAACTCCTGAACTGCGTCTAATAAACGATCCGAGGAATCTGCTTCTTCTACAGCACGGATCAATATTTGGGCCAGATCGCTGTTATTCATAATAATTTCTCTTGAGTAATTTGTCGTCAGCCAATTGTAGCTTAAGGTATCCGTAGTTGCCATCATACATAAACCCCCTAGCCCTGATTTTACAGTTAGCTTGGGGGTTTATGTGTGGTAAAGATTTGGTTATAACGTATTAATAACAACTGATTATCTAGAATTTATGACTACAACAGCGAGTCCATCAAATTCATCACTTTAATCGCACCTTCAGAGAAAGTGCTTGGTGTTATGTGATTTACTTGATGTTCTAGTAATCCTTTAAGAGAAATTAGCTTTAGACTATTTTCAGCAAGAGTCTGTGCGATCGCATCTGCTGCGGGTAGATATCCAATCGCTCCCAAATCTGCTAACACTGCTCGACGCAATTGCAATTTCTCTCCCCCGAGAGCTTTTACCAGTCGTTCTCCATAAACTGGTTCTTGGGTTAATTGATACATGGCTCGTGCAGCCGAATATTGCACCAATTCTATTGGATGCTCTAAGAATGCCTTTACCATAGGGGCAAACTCAGTCACTCTCAATGTTCCCAAGGCTTCTAAGATAGCGTCGTAGGGTTGAGATAAATCAGGCTGCTTTGATATAAGCTGCTCTCCCTGCAAACCTACTGCTAATAGCTTGATTAGCGCCGGAATACAAACCGGATCGCCCAGCATCTCTAAGGATTGTGCCGCCGCTTCCCGCACATAAAAATCTGAGCAGTCTAAACACCCAATTAAAGGTGATACTGCCTGGCGATCGCCAAGTTTCCCTAAGGCTCTAGCTGCGTTTCGTCGTAGAGGATATCCGCCTTCTGGTGTCCTGTCGGCTTCATCCTCTAAGGCTTTGATCAGTGCTGTAACCGCAGCTGGTTCACTTATACGAAACCTTCCCAACCACCACGCAGCATAAAACCGCAGACCTAAATCTGCACTTTCAAGATTAGCTAGAGCCTGCTCTACAGTTAAAGATCCACCGTCGGCATTGTCATCTGTCACGGATAAATCTTTAATGTTCTCCAGACTGGGATTCATGGCTGTGTTCGCTATGTGTTGTATCAGCGTTCAATGGCTGAATGCTGACTATTTTGCCACCCAAGCGAGTAATGCGCTGCATTTCTTGATTCATCCGGTTTTCAGGCACTGTGTAAAATACAGAGGCACTAGAACGAATGGGATAATTGGTTTTGTCGGTTTCTTCGCTTTGGCGTAGACCCACTACTTCATACCGAAAGTAGCGACTACTTGTTCTACTACTAATTTGTCCAACCATAAAATTAATTCCCAATTCTAAATTGTTATTAGTCTAAGTTCGCGCGGTCTTTCCTTTGGGAGAAGTTCTAATGCTCGGAAGCCTTCGCTCAGACTTCTCTCTTTGTCCTTATGATTATTGACACTAAAGTGGTTTCACACTGGCTATTTTGCCACCTTGTTTTACCACTCTCTGGAAGTAAGCAGATAGTCCTTCATAGGGTATAATAACAGCTTGATTGACCCGGCGTGTGCTAGGATACCCAGCCCCAAAAACACCTGCAACTTCAATGCGGTAGAGTCTGCCTTCTTGACCAAAAGTTCCTGCACCACCGAAAGTACTGTTGGGGGTAACGCCTTTTTCAGGAGCAACGTAGGAAAAACCGGAAGGGCCACCAG contains:
- a CDS encoding HEAT repeat domain-containing protein; the protein is MMATTDTLSYNWLTTNYSREIIMNNSDLAQILIRAVEEADSSDRLLDAVQELAAAGIEEAVPCLIAALGYNNPGAAVAAVDGLIAIGEAAVQPLLQLIDGYNYGARAWAIRALAGIGDVRALDTLLEAAKTDFSLSVRRAAARGLGTLRWQQVPPEKLESIQTQVLEALLLISQDPEWVVRYAAVTSLETLAIAIAATLPDQASRITNQLQQMLDTDVDLGVRTRVKFAQEKIQPQQPQQHQEVFAPKIKLQDTEVPHRGGSRR
- a CDS encoding HEAT repeat domain-containing protein; translated protein: MNPSLENIKDLSVTDDNADGGSLTVEQALANLESADLGLRFYAAWWLGRFRISEPAAVTALIKALEDEADRTPEGGYPLRRNAARALGKLGDRQAVSPLIGCLDCSDFYVREAAAQSLEMLGDPVCIPALIKLLAVGLQGEQLISKQPDLSQPYDAILEALGTLRVTEFAPMVKAFLEHPIELVQYSAARAMYQLTQEPVYGERLVKALGGEKLQLRRAVLADLGAIGYLPAADAIAQTLAENSLKLISLKGLLEHQVNHITPSTFSEGAIKVMNLMDSLL
- a CDS encoding phycobilisome linker polypeptide; this translates as MVGQISSRTSSRYFRYEVVGLRQSEETDKTNYPIRSSASVFYTVPENRMNQEMQRITRLGGKIVSIQPLNADTTHSEHSHESQSGEH